The DNA region ACGCATCCTGGATCACTCCCCCCGTGCCCCGGGTCAAGAACGACGACTTTCCGGTCAATGGTTTCAAGAGATGAGCTTGGGGTTACCACAGGAGAAGGAGACGGTCTTGGGCGAGGGGATGGGGAAGGAGATGGGGGAGCCGGGCTCTCTTCGGTGATCTCCACAAGGCTCAAAAGATCAAAGTACGCCCGTGGATTGGCTCCGTCGAGCCTTCCTTCCTGAACCTGGATGGTTCCTTTGAAGGGAATGGTGACTCGAACTCCTCCCTCTTCCTCCCTGAGAGTCAGCGTTCCTATCCGGGCGTCGTTGATGGGGAAGGAGGGGGAAACGTCGCCAAGGGTGCAGTTTCGGAAGGCAACCAGAACGACGTTTTGTGCCCGGTCGACCCGAAAGGTGAAGGGAGGTACGCCTCCCTGGAAATCGAAGGTGATGCGGGTGCGCATTTCCTGATCATACGAGGCAAAGCGAACCCTCAAAAGGGTGGGAAGGCCTTTTCGAGGTGAGGGCGTTTGCGCTTCTTGAGGTGAAGGAGAAGGGGTTTCGGGGGCTTTCTGCGTCACCCGAAAACCGAAGAGATCCGCGAGGACCTCTAAGGAGACGTACACCTTGTTGTTCTCCACAAAGACCTTTCCATCCAGGGGAATTTCCTTTCCATCGGAGACCGCCACCCCCTTATCGAGAGAGAGAACCCAGGAGAGCCTTCCGTACTTGAGGTTTACCTTCTTCATGATGGGGGAGTAGTACGCTATGCCTCCGATGTCCTTGAAGAGGTCCTCAACGGCGATGTAGGGTGTACCGTCCCGTGTCACAAGGTGTGCTCCGCTTTGGATCCGCTCGCCATCAACAGTCACAGCGATCTGGGCTTTAGCGGAGTTCCCTAAAAAGAGAGCAAAAAGGAGAACGCTAAAAAGGAATATCTTCGGGAGCGGCTTCATCGCTATCAAGTGGGATGTCTTCGAAGTCTCCAAGGGGCTCTTCGCTTTCCTCACCCGCGAAGGTGGCAAAGTTTTCCACATCGATTTCCGGTGAGAAGGCGATAACCTCTTCATCGCTTGCGAGTGCCCCCTTAGGGGCGCTGAGGAACTGGATGTTCTCGGCGCGGATTTCGTAGGAGGTCCGTTTCCCTCCGTTCCGGTCCTCCCAGGAGCTCGAGCGAAGGGACCCCACCACGGCCACTCGGCTTCCCTTGTGGAGGTAGCGGGCACAGAGTTCTGCGAGTTTCGCCCACGCAGCAACGGTAATGTACGTCACTTCCTCAACCGGGCCGCTTTTACCCTGGTAGCGTCGGTTCATGGCCATGCGGAAGCGGCATACCGGTGTCCCCTGAGGGGTGTAGCGGAGCTCGGGATCCTTTGTAAGGTTTCCGATGCCAAAAAAATAGTTGATGTCGTTTCTTGCCATGCCTTGGTACCCCCCAATCCTTTCTTGAGTTTAGCACAGGAGGGGGGTGGGGGGAAAGAGTCCTTGGAAAATTTCTCTGGGGATTGTAGAATAGGAAGGGGTGGTGAGTTCTGGCTCGAGAGGCGAGTCTTCGGCGAACCACAAAGGAGACAGATGTTGAGGTTTCCCTTCGGCTTGAGGGGGAGCGTCATGTGGCCATTTCCCTGAACGTCCCCTTTTTCCCGCACCTTCTTGAGGCTTTGGCCTTTCACGCGGGGTGGGATCTCTCGCTTCGGGCAGAAGGGGACGAAGACCGGGTCGATAGCCACCATGTGGTGGAGGATGTGGGGATTGTCCTTGGGGAGGCCCTCGGTGCGTGCCTTGGGGACAAAAAGGGCATTCGGCGGTTCGGTACGGCCTTTGTTCCCATGGACGACGCGCTGAGCATGGCGGTCCTTGACTTAAGCGGCCGTCCGTACCTCGTGTACGATGTCCCCTTTTCCCCCGAAGTCAGGGTGGGGGATTTTGAAATAGTGCTCCTTGAGGATTTTCTCCGGGCCTTTACCTCTTCCGCACGTCTCACGCTCCATGCTAAAATATGGTGGGGGAAGAGCGCACACCATGCGTCTGAAGCGTTGTTCAAGGCCATTGGAAGGGCGCTCCATGAGGCAACGCAGATTGTGGGCGATGCGCTTTTGTCGACTAAGGGAATTCTGTAGGAG from Candidatus Caldatribacterium sp. includes:
- a CDS encoding N-acetylmuramoyl-L-alanine amidase; this translates as MKPLPKIFLFSVLLFALFLGNSAKAQIAVTVDGERIQSGAHLVTRDGTPYIAVEDLFKDIGGIAYYSPIMKKVNLKYGRLSWVLSLDKGVAVSDGKEIPLDGKVFVENNKVYVSLEVLADLFGFRVTQKAPETPSPSPQEAQTPSPRKGLPTLLRVRFASYDQEMRTRITFDFQGGVPPFTFRVDRAQNVVLVAFRNCTLGDVSPSFPINDARIGTLTLREEEGGVRVTIPFKGTIQVQEGRLDGANPRAYFDLLSLVEITEESPAPPSPSPSPRPRPSPSPVVTPSSSLETIDRKVVVLDPGHGGSDPGCVHNGYQEKTIVLAIAQRVKSLLESRGYRVYMTRESDTYPSLDDRYNLANGKNPFVFVSIHCNASPNPKASGVEVFVGGSKPRGEGALDVATRENAAFLAEQSSVLENSSKLNSVYTSAYYLKSREASAKLAELVVQEVSKSAGLPPRGVKEAPLVVLGHMFYPACLVEVGFLSNPTEAKKLASSSFQERIAKGIADAIEAFAKSPELAKLLGG
- a CDS encoding single-stranded DNA-binding protein, which gives rise to MARNDINYFFGIGNLTKDPELRYTPQGTPVCRFRMAMNRRYQGKSGPVEEVTYITVAAWAKLAELCARYLHKGSRVAVVGSLRSSSWEDRNGGKRTSYEIRAENIQFLSAPKGALASDEEVIAFSPEIDVENFATFAGEESEEPLGDFEDIPLDSDEAAPEDIPF
- the hisB gene encoding imidazoleglycerol-phosphate dehydratase HisB, producing the protein MAREASLRRTTKETDVEVSLRLEGERHVAISLNVPFFPHLLEALAFHAGWDLSLRAEGDEDRVDSHHVVEDVGIVLGEALGACLGDKKGIRRFGTAFVPMDDALSMAVLDLSGRPYLVYDVPFSPEVRVGDFEIVLLEDFLRAFTSSARLTLHAKIWWGKSAHHASEALFKAIGRALHEATQIVGDALLSTKGIL